In Clarias gariepinus isolate MV-2021 ecotype Netherlands chromosome 1, CGAR_prim_01v2, whole genome shotgun sequence, one DNA window encodes the following:
- the myoz2a gene encoding myozenin-2a, whose protein sequence is MSQHSLMTIRERKMQAAAICREIQGTDGSEMDLGRKVNIPKEIMLEELSLSSNRGSRLFKMRQKRSEKYTFETIQNAPIRINNSMIPPGAGIESIVTKNEVNGVGVDQEANTSQNTTDPQSMPNPDCIAPGYGGPLKDVPAEKFNRTAVPKSYHSPWDQALFSDPSLADMVHFQMPESEPTPKIPQYKSFNRMATPFGGFGTAPKTPVKSVEVNVLPSLPPPEVEAGPVPSRPSFNRTALGYGPPLLLASATLEPKSPKVPMFMPESDEL, encoded by the exons ATGTCACAGCATTCCTTAATGACAATAAGAGAGAGGAAAATGCAGGCGGCGGCCATTTGCAGAGAAATTCAAGGCACTGATG GGTCAGAAATGGACCTGGGCCGAAAGGTGAACATACCTAAAGAAATCATGCTGGAAGAACTCTCCTTATCTTCAAACAGGGGATCACGACTCTTCAAGATGCGCCAGAAACGTTCTGAGAAATACACGTTTGAGACCATTCAGAATGCACCTATTCGTATTAAC AATAGTATGATTCCTCCTGGAGCTGGTATCGAAAGCATAGTTACAAAAAATGAAGTTAATGGTGTAGGAGTTGACCAAGAAGCAAATACTTCTCAAAATACAACTGACCCACAGTCCATGCCCAATCCTGACTGTATAGCCCCAG GTTATGGAGGTCCCTTAAAAGATGTTCCAGCAGAGAAATTCAACCGCACAGCTGTTCCCAAATCCTACCACTCTCCCTGGGATCAGGCTCTCTTCAGTGATCCCTCTCTAGCAGACATGGTGCATTTCCAAATGCCTGAATCTGAGCCCACACCTAAAATCCCACAATACAAAAGCTTTAATCG GATGGCGACTCCATTTGGTGGCTTTGGGACCGCTCCTAAAACCCCAGTCAAGTCAGTTGAGGTGAACGTTCTCCCAAGTCTTCCACCCCCAGAAGTTGAGGCTGGTCCTGTGCCCTCGCGCCCATCCTTCAACAGGACAGCTCTAGGCTATGGTCCCCCTCTGCTCCTTGCTTCTGCCACCCTGGAGCCAAAATCACCCAAGGTGCCTATGTTCATGCCTGAATCTGATGAACTTTGA